DNA sequence from the Bacteroidales bacterium genome:
CATTGAATATTATTTCATTGTCTGCACTTTCGCTGGCGATCGGTATGGTGGTGGACGATTCCATCGTGGTACTTGAAAATATTTCGACCCATATCGAACGGGGCAGTAACCCGAGGCAGTCAGCGATTTTTGCAACGAAAGAAGTGATGACCTCGGTGATCGCTTCCTGCCTGACCATGTTGTCAGTATTCATCCCGCTGACGATGATATCGGGTTTGAGCGGTGTACTTTTCAAACAACTGGGGTGGATCGTGGCCATTATTATGGTGATGTCGGCCACGGCCGCTTTAACCCTGATCCCTATGATGAGCTCGAAATTGCTCAAACTCGACCAGAAAAAGGGAAAGCTTTACACCCTGTTCTTTACACCGGTTGAAAAGGCTTTAAGTGCACTGAACAATGGTTACGCCCGCCTGCTCAGCTGGGCTGTGCACCACCGGAAGTCTGTCATCGGGATTGTTGTGGCGCTGTTTGCCGGAGTGGTCATATTCCTTGCCCCGGCCATCAAATCGGAGTTCTTTCCCTCTATGGACAACGCACGCCTGAGCGTTACAGCAGAATTACCGGTTGGTACGCGGCAGGGCATCACCCGTGAAGTAGCCTTGCGTATCAACGATGAACTCTATGATAAATACCCTGAAATTAAATACGTCACCTATACATTAGGACAGGCTGCCGATGACAATATCATCGGTAACATGAGTGATAACGGGGCACACATCATCAGTTACACCATCTCATTGGTAGGCAAGGAAGAGCGGGATCGTGGGCAAACTGAAATTGCAGAACTGGTCAGGCAGGACCTGGCAACCTATGCCGAACTGGCCGATTATGAGGTAAGTGCCGGCTTAATGGGAGTCGGTGGTGAAGCCAGTGTGGACATTGAAATTTACGGCTTCGACTTCAATGTTACCGACAGGATAGCTGCAGATGTGGCCGGTCATCTGCAGGAAAGCCCTTATTGTTCGCAGGTGACGGTCAGTCGAGGAGATTATATTCCCGAGATACAGGTGGATTTCGACCGGGAGAAA
Encoded proteins:
- a CDS encoding efflux RND transporter permease subunit, coding for LNIISLSALSLAIGMVVDDSIVVLENISTHIERGSNPRQSAIFATKEVMTSVIASCLTMLSVFIPLTMISGLSGVLFKQLGWIVAIIMVMSATAALTLIPMMSSKLLKLDQKKGKLYTLFFTPVEKALSALNNGYARLLSWAVHHRKSVIGIVVALFAGVVIFLAPAIKSEFFPSMDNARLSVTAELPVGTRQGITREVALRINDELYDKYPEIKYVTYTLGQAADDNIIGNMSDNGAHIISYTISLVGKEERDRGQTEIAELVRQDLATYAELADYEVSAGLMGVGGEASVDIEIYGFDFNVTDRIAADVAGHLQESPYCSQVTVSRGDYIPEIQVDFDREKLALHGLNVTTAAGYLRNSVNGSVASYYREDGEEYDIRVRLAPEYRETIESIENITVYDAFGKGVRIRDLGTVVEEMTPPTIERKNRERVITVTGIVSQDAALSDLVGDVQQFMPQIEMPQNVTWQIAGSFEDQQDTFSDIATLLVLIIILIYIVMASQFESMVDPFVIMLALPFAFIGVVLGLSITGTPLGLMGMIGILIIVGVVAKNGIVLIDYIRLCREKGMGIINAVVTAGKSRLRPVLMTTLTTVLGMLPMALGNGEGAEMWNAMGITVAWGVSIGTLVTLVLVPVIYCIFAGRGVKRQRRENAKMEVLEILATD